From one Paeniglutamicibacter psychrophenolicus genomic stretch:
- a CDS encoding SDR family NAD(P)-dependent oxidoreductase codes for MAEMPAPTHYPPLVTGLAGKRVLVTGGAGGLGAAMARTLAGQGAHLIVADRDGAAANAVASEVNGEAWEVDFLDTTALESLRLEVDVLINNAGVQAIAPIQDFEPAAFRRILTLMLEVPFLLTRAALPHMYRQGHGRIINISSIHGLRASEFKSAYVAAKHGLEGFSKATAREGGPHGVTSNCVNPGYVRTAMVEGQLKDQAATHGINEDAVLETVMLTKNAIKRLIEPHEVATLVAFLASEQAAMVTGASYVLDGGWNA; via the coding sequence ATGGCCGAGATGCCGGCACCCACCCACTATCCGCCGCTGGTCACCGGTCTTGCCGGCAAACGCGTCCTGGTCACCGGAGGTGCCGGGGGACTGGGCGCGGCCATGGCCCGCACGCTTGCCGGCCAGGGTGCGCACCTGATCGTTGCCGACCGCGACGGGGCCGCGGCCAATGCGGTGGCGAGCGAGGTAAACGGCGAAGCGTGGGAAGTGGACTTCCTTGACACCACGGCGCTCGAATCGCTGCGGCTGGAGGTGGACGTGCTCATCAACAACGCCGGGGTGCAAGCCATCGCCCCGATCCAGGACTTCGAGCCCGCAGCCTTCCGCCGGATCCTCACCCTGATGCTCGAGGTCCCGTTCCTGCTCACCCGCGCCGCGCTGCCGCACATGTACCGGCAGGGCCACGGGCGCATCATCAACATTTCCTCCATCCACGGCCTGCGCGCCTCCGAATTCAAGTCGGCCTACGTGGCGGCCAAGCACGGGCTGGAAGGATTCTCCAAGGCCACCGCCCGGGAGGGCGGACCGCACGGGGTCACGAGCAATTGCGTGAACCCCGGCTACGTGCGCACCGCCATGGTCGAGGGGCAGCTCAAGGACCAGGCCGCCACCCACGGGATCAACGAGGACGCCGTGCTGGAAACCGTCATGCTCACCAAGAACGCGATCAAGCGGCTCATCGAGCCGCACGAGGTCGCCACGCTCGTCGCCTTCCTGGCCTCGGAGCAGGCCGCCATGGTCACCGGTGCCTCCTACGTGCTCGACGGCGGGTGGAACGCGTGA
- a CDS encoding GNAT family protein, which yields MFETCQLSEEVNMRILRPADAAALAAAYVRNREYLSSWEPVRPREYYTEVWQAADIARRLAATEAGEGYPLALFAGDTLVGRFNVAGIVRGPFQSAGLGYWVDSEYAGRGLATAGVQVIVETARAKLGLHRMEASTLLHNVGSQRVLLKAGFRQIGMAPRYLQIAGTWQDHNLYQVLLHD from the coding sequence GTGTTTGAAACATGCCAGCTTAGTGAAGAAGTCAATATGCGGATCCTGCGCCCGGCCGATGCCGCAGCGCTTGCCGCTGCCTATGTGCGCAACCGCGAGTACCTTTCTTCCTGGGAACCCGTGCGTCCCCGGGAGTACTACACCGAGGTGTGGCAGGCCGCCGATATTGCCAGGCGCCTTGCCGCGACCGAGGCCGGGGAAGGGTATCCGCTGGCATTGTTTGCAGGCGATACCCTGGTAGGCCGATTCAACGTGGCCGGAATCGTGCGTGGACCATTCCAAAGCGCGGGGCTGGGTTACTGGGTGGACAGCGAGTACGCGGGCCGCGGTCTGGCAACAGCCGGGGTCCAGGTGATCGTTGAAACCGCACGTGCAAAACTTGGCTTGCACCGCATGGAAGCAAGCACTCTCCTGCACAACGTCGGCTCACAGAGGGTGCTGTTGAAGGCGGGATTCCGGCAGATCGGGATGGCTCCGCGATATTTGCAAATTGCCGGAACGTGGCAGGACCACAACCTTTACCAAGTCCTCCTGCATGACTAG
- a CDS encoding lipoate--protein ligase family protein, with the protein MSLWNPDADHALHVCVEDPTGDAEADLMAGITLLNAVREGSLPATLRLYRPNPTVAFGQRDVRLAGYGRAVAESLERGFAPVVRKAGGRAAAYHSGTVIVDHVEPATDAMMGHQHRFKVLGKLYADALRTSGIDARVGEIPGEYCAGDYSVHGVPGVGSRARNPIKLVGTAQRVVSGAWLFSSVFVIEDSAPIRAVLDSVYRAMGIEMDPSTVGAADDLLPGYSTEAFTKDLLSEYGRHAELVEP; encoded by the coding sequence ATGAGTCTTTGGAATCCCGATGCCGACCACGCCCTTCACGTATGCGTCGAGGACCCGACGGGCGACGCGGAGGCGGATCTGATGGCCGGAATCACGCTGCTGAACGCAGTGCGCGAGGGCAGCTTGCCGGCGACGCTGCGGCTCTACCGCCCGAACCCGACGGTGGCCTTCGGGCAGCGCGATGTGCGGCTGGCGGGGTACGGCCGGGCCGTGGCGGAATCCCTGGAGCGGGGTTTTGCCCCGGTGGTGCGCAAGGCCGGGGGACGGGCTGCGGCCTACCACTCGGGCACGGTGATCGTGGACCACGTCGAGCCGGCCACCGATGCCATGATGGGCCACCAGCACCGCTTCAAGGTTCTGGGCAAGCTCTATGCCGATGCCCTGCGCACCTCGGGGATCGATGCGCGGGTGGGGGAGATTCCCGGGGAATACTGCGCCGGTGACTACAGCGTCCACGGGGTGCCCGGCGTGGGGTCCAGGGCGCGGAACCCCATCAAGCTTGTGGGCACCGCCCAACGGGTGGTGTCGGGGGCCTGGCTGTTTTCCAGCGTGTTTGTCATCGAGGATTCGGCGCCCATCCGCGCGGTGCTGGATTCGGTTTACCGGGCTATGGGGATCGAGATGGACCCGTCCACGGTCGGCGCGGCCGACGACCTGCTTCCCGGCTACAGCACGGAGGCCTTCACCAAGGACCTGCTTTCCGAATACGGTCGGCACGCCGAACTGGTCGAACCCTAG
- a CDS encoding zinc-binding dehydrogenase, which translates to MRAAILRELPAGGTVPYSDSRPLAIEELATPHPRAGEVGVDITFSSLCHSDLSVINGSRPRPLPMALGHEAVGRVASLGEGVTHLQVGAKVVLVFVPSCGDCRACAAGRPALCHRAAVSNTDGDLLHGPALLRGPRRERINHHLGVSAFASHAVVAAESLVPIDEDVPDEVAAMFGCAVLTGIGAIRHTAQLAAGQSVIVYGLGAVGLAAVMGAVLQGAGSIIAIDPNTDKHALALACGATAVGTPEQARALVAEATGDGVDVAIEASGSAAVIGEALGVLTRGGAVVCVGLPHPEAQLTVPALGFAGAGKRLLGSYMGDARPAEDIAFFVQAWREGRLPVHLLHTDTRPLDQINEALDALAEGRVIRRLLVP; encoded by the coding sequence ATGCGCGCCGCGATCCTGCGCGAGCTGCCCGCCGGCGGGACCGTTCCCTACTCCGACAGCCGTCCGCTGGCCATCGAGGAGCTGGCCACCCCGCACCCGCGCGCCGGGGAGGTCGGGGTGGACATCACCTTCTCCTCGCTGTGCCACTCGGACCTCTCGGTCATCAACGGCTCCCGGCCCCGGCCGCTGCCCATGGCCCTGGGCCACGAGGCCGTTGGCAGGGTCGCCAGCCTGGGCGAGGGAGTGACGCACCTGCAGGTCGGTGCCAAGGTCGTGCTGGTCTTCGTGCCCAGCTGCGGGGATTGCCGGGCCTGTGCGGCAGGGCGCCCGGCGCTGTGCCACAGGGCCGCGGTCAGCAACACCGACGGGGACCTGCTGCACGGCCCGGCACTTCTGCGCGGGCCACGCAGGGAGCGGATCAACCACCACCTGGGCGTCTCGGCCTTTGCCAGCCACGCAGTGGTGGCCGCCGAGTCACTGGTGCCCATCGACGAGGACGTGCCCGACGAGGTGGCGGCCATGTTCGGGTGCGCCGTGCTTACCGGCATCGGCGCGATCCGCCACACCGCGCAGCTCGCGGCGGGCCAATCGGTGATCGTCTACGGCCTGGGTGCCGTGGGGCTGGCGGCCGTCATGGGCGCGGTGCTCCAGGGCGCAGGCAGCATCATCGCCATCGACCCGAACACGGACAAGCACGCCCTGGCGCTGGCCTGCGGGGCCACCGCCGTCGGGACGCCCGAACAGGCCCGGGCCCTGGTCGCCGAGGCCACCGGCGACGGGGTCGACGTCGCGATCGAGGCTTCCGGCTCCGCGGCAGTGATCGGCGAGGCGCTGGGTGTGCTGACCCGCGGCGGGGCGGTGGTCTGCGTCGGGCTGCCCCACCCGGAGGCGCAGCTGACCGTGCCGGCGCTGGGTTTCGCCGGTGCGGGAAAACGACTGCTGGGGTCCTACATGGGGGACGCCCGCCCGGCCGAGGACATTGCCTTCTTCGTCCAGGCCTGGCGCGAGGGCCGGCTTCCGGTGCATCTGCTGCACACCGACACCCGCCCGCTGGACCAGATCAACGAGGCGTTGGACGCGCTGGCCGAGGGCAGGGTCATCCGCCGGCTGTTGGTGCCGTAG
- a CDS encoding FAD-binding and (Fe-S)-binding domain-containing protein has protein sequence MPTTVDAAAEMRSRLRTDMGTRAAYVSDASIFRRVPAAVLEVRSEADIALALAYARSEGLGVTSRGGGTSVAGNAIGEGLVLDTSRYFNKILSIDPVARTARIQPGVVCDKLRDAAAEFGLTYGPDPSTHSRCTVGGMVANNACGSHSLAWGTAADNVESIKVMFADGSTVTLGANGTDDHELDVALKKLRDANLSTLRTELGRFPRQVSGYGLHHLLPENGFNAARAFAGTEGTCGIITELTVKLVQKPKATALAVLAFATVFDAAAAAATMRRPGITTAEGMGGDLLDALRSRPGQELAGSDLPGMGGPYGSIQRAGGWLFCETAGDTPDAARAIAEALANECLAADSVTAIDAAVVTDPAAARTLWRIREAAAGIVTRLPDGGEAWPSWEDSAVPPEHLADYLRDLYALMETHGLRGIPFGHFGEGCVHVRISFTLGTEEGVAVFRSFMEAAAHTVARYGGSLSGEHGDGRARSELLGTMYSGAAMGAFRDFKNIFDPTGLFNPGVLIDPERIDDRLRPGPGQRTFELSPVHALSRDKGSLLNGVNRCVGVGLCRSDEGAMCPSFQATGDEVHSTRGRARVLSEMFRGESLPSAYRSEEVKEALDLCLSCKACASECPVNVDMATYKSEFLHRFYAKRLRPMAHYTMGWLPILTRVLHAIPGAASATNALLRCTPVEKLVKKLGGIEPTRTMITFAPESLQRWFSKRPRPNATSGSTVVLWPDSFNNHLDTGPGKAAVEVLEALGYNVIIPDGFVCCGLTWHSTGQLDAARKVIRHTLKVMEPLLDAGYPVIGLEPSCTVMLGHEITELVPDDPRAAALAAAVVPFGDLVARHLPADGKPGAAWPFGALDAGAVSQVHCHERSLGDHSGTAKVLAGLGIDEREIATGCCGLAGNWGFEPGHAELSRSLGERELFPAIRGRSEGDMVLADGFSCRTQISEGTDASGMHLAQVLAAARLEP, from the coding sequence ATGCCCACCACGGTTGATGCGGCCGCCGAGATGCGTTCGCGCTTGCGCACCGACATGGGAACGCGAGCCGCATATGTCTCGGACGCCTCGATCTTCAGGCGCGTCCCGGCCGCGGTGCTGGAGGTTCGCAGCGAGGCGGACATCGCCCTTGCCCTGGCCTACGCACGCTCCGAGGGGTTGGGCGTGACCAGCCGAGGCGGCGGAACCTCGGTGGCGGGCAACGCGATCGGCGAGGGCCTGGTGCTGGACACCTCGCGCTACTTCAACAAGATCCTGTCGATCGACCCGGTGGCCCGCACCGCGCGCATCCAGCCAGGGGTCGTGTGCGACAAGCTCCGCGACGCGGCGGCGGAATTCGGGCTGACCTACGGGCCCGATCCCTCCACCCACAGCCGCTGCACCGTCGGCGGCATGGTCGCGAACAACGCCTGCGGCTCCCATTCCCTGGCCTGGGGCACCGCGGCGGACAACGTCGAATCCATCAAGGTCATGTTCGCCGACGGATCCACCGTCACCCTGGGCGCCAACGGAACAGACGACCATGAGCTGGATGTGGCGCTGAAGAAGCTGCGCGACGCGAACCTGTCCACGCTGCGCACCGAGCTCGGCCGCTTCCCCCGCCAGGTTTCCGGCTACGGGCTGCACCACTTGCTGCCGGAAAACGGGTTCAACGCCGCCCGTGCCTTCGCCGGGACCGAGGGAACCTGCGGAATCATCACCGAGCTCACCGTGAAGCTGGTTCAAAAGCCCAAGGCCACGGCCCTGGCCGTGCTCGCCTTCGCAACGGTCTTCGACGCCGCGGCCGCCGCTGCCACCATGCGCCGCCCCGGCATCACCACCGCCGAGGGCATGGGCGGGGACCTGCTCGACGCCCTGCGCTCGCGCCCCGGACAGGAGCTGGCGGGGTCCGACCTTCCGGGCATGGGCGGACCCTACGGGTCGATCCAGCGGGCAGGCGGCTGGCTGTTCTGCGAAACCGCCGGGGACACCCCCGATGCTGCACGGGCCATTGCCGAGGCATTGGCCAACGAATGCCTGGCCGCCGACTCGGTCACCGCCATTGACGCGGCGGTCGTCACCGACCCCGCGGCGGCCCGCACGCTGTGGCGGATCCGCGAGGCGGCCGCCGGCATCGTGACCCGGCTGCCTGATGGCGGGGAGGCCTGGCCCTCCTGGGAGGACTCGGCGGTTCCGCCGGAGCACCTGGCCGACTACCTGCGCGACCTCTACGCGTTGATGGAGACGCACGGCCTGCGCGGCATCCCCTTCGGCCACTTCGGAGAGGGTTGCGTGCACGTGCGCATTTCCTTCACCCTGGGCACCGAGGAAGGCGTGGCGGTCTTCCGCTCCTTCATGGAGGCCGCCGCACACACCGTGGCCCGCTACGGCGGATCGCTCTCCGGGGAACACGGGGACGGCCGCGCCCGCTCCGAACTGCTGGGCACCATGTACAGCGGGGCCGCGATGGGCGCCTTCAGGGACTTCAAGAACATCTTCGACCCCACCGGGCTGTTCAACCCCGGGGTGCTCATCGACCCCGAGCGGATCGATGACCGGCTGCGCCCGGGGCCCGGGCAGCGCACCTTCGAGCTCTCTCCCGTCCATGCGCTCTCCCGGGACAAGGGATCGCTGCTCAACGGCGTGAACCGCTGCGTCGGGGTGGGGCTGTGCCGCTCCGACGAGGGTGCGATGTGCCCCTCCTTCCAAGCGACCGGCGACGAGGTGCACTCCACCCGCGGGCGGGCCCGGGTGCTTTCGGAGATGTTCCGCGGCGAATCCCTGCCCTCTGCCTACCGCTCCGAGGAAGTCAAGGAGGCACTGGACTTGTGCCTGTCCTGCAAGGCCTGTGCCTCCGAGTGCCCGGTCAACGTGGACATGGCCACCTACAAGTCGGAGTTCCTGCACCGCTTCTACGCCAAGCGGCTGCGCCCCATGGCCCACTACACCATGGGCTGGCTGCCGATCCTGACGCGGGTCCTGCATGCGATACCCGGGGCGGCCAGCGCCACCAACGCGTTGCTGCGCTGCACGCCGGTGGAGAAGCTGGTGAAGAAGCTTGGCGGAATCGAACCTACCCGCACCATGATCACCTTCGCACCCGAGTCCCTGCAGCGGTGGTTCTCCAAACGGCCGAGACCCAATGCAACCTCCGGCTCCACCGTGGTGCTGTGGCCCGACTCCTTCAACAACCACCTGGACACCGGCCCCGGAAAGGCCGCCGTCGAGGTGCTCGAGGCCCTGGGCTACAACGTCATCATCCCCGACGGATTCGTCTGCTGCGGGCTCACCTGGCACTCCACCGGGCAACTGGATGCTGCCCGCAAGGTCATCCGCCACACGCTCAAGGTCATGGAACCGCTGCTGGATGCCGGCTACCCGGTCATCGGGCTGGAGCCCTCCTGCACCGTGATGCTGGGACACGAAATCACCGAACTGGTCCCCGACGACCCGCGCGCAGCCGCGCTGGCCGCTGCCGTGGTGCCCTTCGGCGACCTGGTCGCCAGGCACCTGCCGGCAGACGGCAAGCCCGGTGCCGCCTGGCCCTTTGGTGCCTTGGATGCCGGGGCGGTGTCGCAGGTGCACTGCCACGAACGCTCGCTGGGAGACCACTCCGGAACCGCGAAGGTGCTTGCCGGCCTCGGCATTGATGAGCGCGAGATCGCCACCGGATGCTGCGGGCTGGCCGGGAACTGGGGATTCGAACCCGGGCACGCCGAGCTCTCCCGCTCCCTCGGCGAGCGCGAGCTCTTCCCGGCGATCCGCGGGCGCTCCGAGGGGGACATGGTGCTGGCCGACGGGTTTTCCTGCCGCACCCAGATATCCGAGGGCACCGACGCCAGCGGCATGCACCTGGCACAGGTGCTCGCCGCCGCACGCCTGGAGCCCTGA
- a CDS encoding response regulator, which produces MDIVQSWKTHEAAGGAALTAGESEGRLRVVLVDDETLIRAGLALLLESEPDMVVVGEAGDGRAGVEMVAGLQPDVVVMDVRMPIMDGVTATRILTSEAFNAGGREAIPVLILTTFNEDEAVHAALRAGASGFILKNSAPRILASAIRALAGGAGWLDPSVTHKLLEEFSNRPEPLLPTPAELDMLTRREREVLAAIARGMNNADVAGKLFMSEATVKTHVHRILMKLGVADRAQAVAVAYRLGLVKPDGRG; this is translated from the coding sequence ATGGATATTGTCCAGTCATGGAAGACACACGAAGCCGCTGGTGGTGCCGCGTTGACGGCCGGTGAATCAGAGGGCCGTTTGCGGGTTGTCCTTGTCGACGACGAAACCCTGATCAGGGCGGGACTTGCCTTGCTGTTGGAGTCTGAGCCCGACATGGTCGTCGTCGGGGAGGCTGGCGACGGCCGTGCAGGTGTGGAAATGGTCGCGGGACTTCAGCCCGATGTCGTGGTGATGGATGTTCGTATGCCCATCATGGACGGCGTCACGGCGACCCGCATTCTCACTTCCGAAGCGTTCAATGCCGGGGGCAGGGAAGCGATACCGGTGCTGATACTCACCACCTTCAACGAAGATGAAGCCGTCCATGCCGCCCTCCGTGCCGGCGCTTCTGGCTTCATCCTTAAGAACTCTGCGCCACGCATCCTGGCATCCGCCATCCGTGCCCTCGCCGGGGGAGCGGGCTGGCTTGACCCGAGCGTCACCCATAAGCTTCTCGAGGAATTTTCCAACAGACCGGAGCCTCTTCTCCCCACCCCTGCAGAGCTGGATATGCTGACACGTCGTGAACGGGAAGTGCTCGCCGCGATTGCTCGCGGAATGAACAACGCCGACGTCGCCGGAAAGCTATTTATGAGTGAGGCGACCGTGAAAACGCACGTGCACCGTATCCTCATGAAACTTGGAGTGGCGGACCGCGCGCAGGCTGTAGCGGTGGCGTACCGGTTGGGCCTGGTCAAGCCGGACGGGCGTGGCTGA
- a CDS encoding sensor histidine kinase gives MVRKYPVTKVARHGPAAVHRSFVFTRADFVVVVLAFSIELASFFPATAGSLSGVLTGVALVYVACGSVALLWRHRAPMMVFAGLLLHQALFEIFLTPNYFNFSEIFRVPYMPVMAVLVALSAVASDRSMRHSLAACVIAIAVPVLVSSRGRTFSDDLWFIGTGAVWLGGAWAFGRFIARNRLRISSLEEEQRRAEAAIAEERAHVAAELHDIVSHAVTVMTLHAAGGRKVIDSDPQRAAQALDVIESVGTEATQELARLLKLLKLHGEKANEEQQSPLPTLRDLEWLLKPVRSAGVHVDVKETGQAWKLDASVGHAAYRVVQESLTNIAKHAGPGTNALIELQWEPDSLTLNISDDGSGKSESPSAGGTGYGLIGLKARVEIAGGSIKWGPRDSGFFLNAHLPSSP, from the coding sequence ATGGTCCGAAAATATCCGGTAACCAAGGTGGCGCGCCATGGTCCGGCGGCGGTGCATCGGTCATTTGTCTTCACAAGGGCCGATTTCGTCGTCGTCGTATTGGCATTCTCCATCGAGCTAGCCAGCTTTTTCCCGGCTACCGCTGGTTCACTCTCTGGAGTCCTGACCGGAGTAGCTCTTGTTTACGTGGCGTGCGGATCTGTTGCCCTCCTATGGCGGCACCGCGCCCCGATGATGGTTTTTGCCGGGCTTTTGCTACATCAAGCGCTCTTCGAGATTTTCTTAACTCCGAACTATTTCAATTTCTCAGAAATTTTCCGTGTTCCGTACATGCCTGTAATGGCAGTCCTGGTGGCGCTGTCCGCAGTGGCATCGGATCGGTCGATGCGGCATTCCCTGGCTGCCTGTGTTATCGCAATCGCCGTTCCCGTCCTGGTTTCGTCACGAGGCAGAACCTTTTCGGATGATCTCTGGTTCATCGGTACCGGAGCCGTGTGGCTGGGAGGGGCCTGGGCCTTCGGCCGTTTTATTGCTCGAAACCGCCTTCGCATTAGTTCATTGGAAGAAGAGCAACGCAGGGCTGAAGCCGCGATAGCCGAGGAACGCGCGCATGTCGCCGCGGAATTGCATGATATCGTCTCCCATGCCGTGACCGTGATGACGCTGCACGCCGCCGGTGGACGCAAAGTGATTGATTCGGATCCCCAACGTGCCGCCCAAGCTCTGGATGTTATCGAGTCCGTTGGCACCGAGGCGACGCAGGAACTTGCCCGTCTTTTGAAACTGTTGAAGCTTCACGGTGAGAAGGCAAACGAAGAACAGCAAAGCCCGCTGCCGACCCTTAGAGACCTTGAATGGCTGCTCAAGCCTGTCCGGTCAGCGGGGGTGCACGTGGACGTAAAGGAAACGGGACAGGCCTGGAAGCTTGACGCCAGCGTAGGCCACGCGGCTTACCGGGTGGTGCAGGAGTCGCTGACGAACATTGCCAAGCACGCCGGACCTGGAACGAACGCGCTGATTGAGCTTCAGTGGGAACCTGACTCGCTGACTCTCAACATTTCCGATGATGGATCCGGAAAGTCAGAAAGTCCTTCTGCCGGCGGCACAGGGTATGGGCTCATCGGGCTCAAAGCGAGAGTGGAAATCGCCGGTGGGAGCATCAAATGGGGGCCGAGAGATAGCGGGTTCTTCCTGAACGCTCACCTTCCATCGTCGCCCTAG
- a CDS encoding class I SAM-dependent methyltransferase, whose product MSDSRIEIDWESARTSNRENWEDRVPLHETAYAVSDLDDPDHLTGVIRTDLRALAPFLPGGTVSGLDVCHLQCHIGTDTLSLARAGARVTGVDFSPSALESAAGLADRLGLETTWVETDVLDARAAVDGDFDLVYTSIGTITWLPDLDRWATQIAGLLRTDGTFYIRDGHPSLYAIDEHADGLRLRYPYFGNGRAQIWDDESTYVGEGKVAHPRTFQWAHPIADILNALIGAGLQILRFDEDKSLPWKFSPRMVEVPDGYAWPESERDLVPCSYTVIARKTGA is encoded by the coding sequence ATGAGCGACAGCCGAATTGAGATCGATTGGGAATCCGCACGCACGAGCAATCGCGAGAATTGGGAAGACCGGGTTCCCCTGCACGAAACGGCATACGCGGTCAGTGACCTGGATGATCCCGACCACCTGACCGGAGTCATCAGAACCGACCTGAGGGCACTTGCTCCATTCCTCCCGGGCGGCACGGTCTCGGGCTTGGATGTGTGCCATCTGCAGTGCCACATCGGCACGGACACGCTGTCCTTGGCCCGGGCAGGGGCAAGGGTCACCGGCGTCGATTTCTCCCCCTCCGCCCTGGAATCTGCCGCAGGGCTGGCAGATCGGCTGGGCCTCGAGACCACCTGGGTGGAAACCGACGTCCTTGACGCCCGAGCCGCCGTCGACGGCGACTTCGACCTCGTTTACACCAGCATCGGAACCATCACGTGGCTTCCGGATCTGGACCGCTGGGCAACCCAAATAGCCGGTCTCCTGCGGACCGACGGGACGTTTTACATCCGCGATGGGCACCCTTCCCTCTATGCCATTGATGAGCATGCCGACGGGCTACGGCTTCGCTACCCATACTTTGGCAACGGCCGGGCACAGATTTGGGACGACGAGTCCACCTATGTCGGGGAGGGCAAGGTGGCCCACCCTCGAACCTTTCAATGGGCACACCCCATCGCCGATATCCTCAACGCACTGATCGGTGCCGGGCTGCAGATCCTTCGCTTCGACGAGGACAAGTCGCTGCCGTGGAAGTTCAGTCCCCGGATGGTTGAGGTGCCCGACGGCTACGCATGGCCGGAATCCGAGCGTGATCTTGTGCCTTGCAGCTACACCGTCATCGCCCGGAAAACGGGTGCCTAG
- a CDS encoding GntR family transcriptional regulator, with translation MTSPDSRTLPQRGQSLTDQVMNHVRHAVVTGEMEVGRLYSVYQLAEQLGISRSPVRDGLLRLEEAGLIEFSRNRGFRIIPTSPHDVAEIFSLRLALEVPAALRAAHASTPALAATFNNLEARMRSAAERESLDEFFDLDQQVHDTILSAAGSNRGRGIVNRLRDSTRLLGVSTAGKERSLTEILGEHAPVIEAINAGKGQEAAAAMREHLTRTGRLLVSQAITAQHLDLDPDELWRDFTTGY, from the coding sequence ATGACTAGTCCCGATTCGCGCACCTTGCCCCAACGCGGGCAGTCCCTGACCGACCAGGTCATGAACCACGTGCGCCACGCCGTGGTCACCGGGGAGATGGAAGTTGGACGGCTCTACAGCGTCTACCAGCTCGCCGAGCAGCTGGGCATCTCGCGCTCACCGGTCCGCGACGGACTGCTGCGCCTGGAAGAGGCCGGCCTGATCGAATTCTCGCGCAACCGCGGATTCCGGATCATCCCCACCAGCCCGCACGACGTGGCGGAAATCTTCTCGCTGCGCCTGGCCCTCGAGGTGCCGGCCGCACTGCGCGCTGCCCATGCCAGCACCCCGGCACTGGCCGCCACGTTCAACAACCTCGAGGCCCGCATGCGCTCGGCCGCCGAACGCGAGTCCCTTGACGAGTTCTTCGACCTGGACCAGCAGGTGCACGACACCATCCTGAGTGCCGCGGGCTCCAACCGCGGCCGCGGCATCGTGAACCGGCTGCGCGATTCCACCCGGCTGCTGGGGGTCTCCACGGCAGGGAAGGAACGCTCGCTCACCGAGATCCTGGGCGAACACGCTCCCGTCATCGAGGCCATCAACGCCGGCAAGGGCCAGGAGGCAGCCGCAGCCATGCGCGAACACCTCACCCGCACCGGGCGGCTGCTGGTGTCCCAGGCCATCACCGCCCAGCACCTCGACCTTGACCCCGACGAGCTCTGGCGGGATTTCACAACCGGTTACTGA
- a CDS encoding uridine kinase, with protein MGVVPKQQTPLILLGGASGSGKSYLAHRFGRPHVELDNFYREISEHTPATPLPQTGYGEIDWDHPGTWNCEKAVDALIELLESGQTQVPNYSISTSSYDGTRGIELNGGPLLSEGIFVSEILAPLQRLGVDVRAYYIDVSPVSTAMRRFVRDVKERRKPLGFLLKRGYALFRADRQIRGRHLSAGFTPMRKKAVKAMLASLARDM; from the coding sequence ATGGGTGTCGTGCCGAAACAACAAACGCCCCTGATATTGCTCGGAGGGGCCTCCGGATCCGGAAAATCCTACCTGGCCCACCGCTTCGGCCGGCCCCACGTGGAGCTGGACAACTTCTACCGGGAGATCTCCGAGCACACACCGGCAACGCCGTTGCCGCAGACCGGATACGGGGAAATCGACTGGGACCATCCGGGCACCTGGAATTGCGAGAAGGCCGTCGATGCATTGATTGAATTGCTGGAATCCGGGCAGACCCAGGTCCCCAACTATTCGATCAGCACCTCCAGCTACGACGGGACGCGCGGGATCGAACTCAATGGCGGCCCGCTGCTGTCCGAGGGGATCTTCGTGTCCGAGATCCTGGCACCGCTGCAGCGCCTCGGCGTCGACGTCCGGGCCTACTACATCGATGTTTCGCCGGTATCCACGGCCATGCGCCGCTTCGTGCGCGACGTCAAGGAGCGGCGCAAGCCGCTGGGGTTCCTGCTTAAGCGCGGGTACGCCCTGTTCCGTGCCGACCGGCAAATCCGCGGCAGGCACCTGTCCGCCGGGTTCACCCCGATGAGGAAGAAGGCCGTCAAGGCGATGCTCGCGTCGTTGGCCAGAGATATGTAG